CGCGAGGTCGCGATCAAGGGGCTGCCCGATGCGTTCGCGCGGCACCCGGCACGGCTCGCCAGGATCGAGCGCGAGGCCCGGCTGCTCGCCTCCCTTAACCATCCGAACATCGCCGGCATCTACGGACTCGAAGAGGCCGGAGCCACGCCCTACCTCGTGCTCGAGCTGGTCGAGGGGGAAACGCTCTCCCAGCGGCTGGGGCGTGGCGCGCTTCCGGTCCGGGAGGCGCTCGATGTCGCCGGGCAGGTGGCCGCCGCGATGGAGGCGGCGCACGAGCGGGGCATCGTGCATCGCGACCTCAAGCCCGATAACGTCATGCTCACCGCGGCGCGGGCCGTGAAGGTGCTCGACTTCGGAATCGCGAAGGAACGAGCGGCGCAGGAGGAACAGCCGTCCGACGGCCCGGAGGCCCCCACGCTCTCCGCATCGGCCACGGCCGTGGGCGCCGTTCTCGGCACCGTGGCGTACATGAGCCCCGAGCAGGCCAGGGGGCGGAGTGTGGATCGCCGCGCCGACGTGTGGGCGTTCGGATGCGTCCTCTACGAGTGCCTGACCGCGCGCCAGACCTTCACGGGCGATACGGCGCTCGACGTGATCGCCCACATCCTCGAGCATGAACCCGATTGGAGCCTGATCCCCGCTTCGGTTCCCGCGCGCCTGCGCGACATGACCCGCCGGTGCCTCACCAAGGACGTCCAGGAGCGCCCGCGCGACATCGGCGACCTGCGCCGCGAGCTGACCGACATCGCCCTCGAGCTCACCGGGAGCTCGGGCGGCCGGCCCTCACCGTCAGCGGCGCTGCCGTCCCTGGCCGTGCTCTACTTCGAGAATCTCGCGAACGACCCCGAGAGCGATTATTTCTGCGCCGGCATCACCGAGGACATCCTCACCGACCTTTCGAAGATCAAGGGCCTCCGGGTGGCCTCACGCAACGCAGTCGCACGCTACCGCGGCGCGGCCGTGGATCTCCCGAAGATCGCCGCGGAGCTGGGTGTGGGTGCGGTCCTCGAGGGGAGCGTGCGGCGCGCGGGCGAGCGGCTGCGCATCACCGCGCAGCTCATCAACGCCTCGGACGGTTTCCATCTGTGGGCCGAGCGGTACGACCGGACGATGGAGGACGTCTTCGCGGTGCAGGAAGAGATCGCCTCCTCGATCGCCGAGGCGCTGCGCGTCGCGCTGACGCCCACGGAGTCGGCCACGCTCGTCAAGGACCGCCCGAAGGACGTGCGCGCCTACGATCTCTACCTCCGGGGCCGCGAGCTGTACGGGCGCTACACCGACGCGGCCCTGCGCGAGGCGATGGGTCTGTTCCAGCAGGCGATCGAGATCGACCCGAA
The DNA window shown above is from Candidatus Binatia bacterium and carries:
- a CDS encoding protein kinase → MPLAPGTRLGTYEILGALGAGGMGEVYRARDLRLGREVAIKGLPDAFARHPARLARIEREARLLASLNHPNIAGIYGLEEAGATPYLVLELVEGETLSQRLGRGALPVREALDVAGQVAAAMEAAHERGIVHRDLKPDNVMLTAARAVKVLDFGIAKERAAQEEQPSDGPEAPTLSASATAVGAVLGTVAYMSPEQARGRSVDRRADVWAFGCVLYECLTARQTFTGDTALDVIAHILEHEPDWSLIPASVPARLRDMTRRCLTKDVQERPRDIGDLRRELTDIALELTGSSGGRPSPSAALPSLAVLYFENLANDPESDYFCAGITEDILTDLSKIKGLRVASRNAVARYRGAAVDLPKIAAELGVGAVLEGSVRRAGERLRITAQLINASDGFHLWAERYDRTMEDVFAVQEEIASSIAEALRVALTPTESATLVKDRPKDVRAYDLYLRGRELYGRYTDAALREAMGLFQQAIEIDPKYALAWAGIADSYGQLCQWGKSVNIPEATRLGLEAARRAIALNPRLPEAYKAEALNLLIVGDIEAAQSALRRALEVNPRFMPALANLTVLSFNRADLAAAERYCRSAVEADPQDPFPYHWLTQLTYMTGRLDEAIALTHRIRQLSRDHFPTTVLYAARGWVHLARGDRAAAAESMREGLAHGAGPGDMQAIGAMIAAVEGRTDEARALVRELCHATGHSFTAQLLIAGAAARIGEVAIAPTVFNPVMIRQVDTAARLDPNLHPILDLPQFGPRRRDATLIWPLEAPMMAPSVHRLFREVRIESGLPPASGVD